The DNA sequence CAAGAACCCAAAAGAAAGAATTAGGCCTCTTGGCTCTCcttcttgccctttcctGTCTTTGTTGGCAGGAGTTCGGGGGCGATGTGGGGGACGACACCACCCTGGGAGATGACAACGTCGCCGAGGAGCTTGCCGAGTCTGGAGAGCAAGGTCAGTGGAGGAAAAAAAATAGGGAAGGAAGAAGACGCACTCCTCGTCGTTGCGGATGGCGAGTTGCAGGTGGCGGGGCACGATACGGTGTTTCTTGTTATCACGGGCAGCGTTTCCGGCAAGCTCGAGGATCTCGGCAGCGAGGTACTCAAGGACGGCAGCGAGGTAGACTGGACGCGAGAAAATTGATAAGACAAGTGAAAATTTTGATTAGAAAAGAACAAGACGCACCAGGGGCACCAGCACCGACGCGCTGAGCGTAGTTGCCCTTCTTCAAGAGACGGTGGACACGGCCGACGGGGAACTGGAGACCAGCTTTGGCAGAGCGAGACTGGGACTTGGAGGCGGCATCACCACCGGCGGCCTTGCCAGACTTTGATTTTCCGCTAACTTTGCCAGACATTGTGTTGATtggagtggtggtggtgattggtggtggtggcgatGGGCAAAAGGAGGGCGATGGATGGGGGacggaaagagaaaagtgGTGCGGTATTTATACCCGACGCGGGCCAAACGGAGGTCACTTGCAATCAACAAAGACGCGTTTAGCGCGTTTCGaccaaacaacaacaaagtcACGTGTGGATATATATACAAGGGCGACATTCGTGTCTGTGCTCTCTCCAACTTTCCTtcgcaccaccaccacccc is a window from the Psilocybe cubensis strain MGC-MH-2018 chromosome 8, whole genome shotgun sequence genome containing:
- a CDS encoding Histone H2A; protein product: MSGKVSGKSKSGKAAGGDAASKSQSRSAKAGLQFPVGRVHRLLKKGNYAQRVGAGAPVYLAAVLEYLAAEILELAGNAARDNKKHRIVPRHLQLAIRNDEELGKLLGDVVISQGGVVPHIAPELLPTKTGKGKKESQEA